A region of Paramormyrops kingsleyae isolate MSU_618 chromosome 17, PKINGS_0.4, whole genome shotgun sequence DNA encodes the following proteins:
- the LOC140579223 gene encoding olfactory receptor 6N1-like has protein sequence MEKVSSEMFLILAGLNETRGDKNIYFGFSFVSYLCTLFVNLSLILIISTEKILHEPMYIFLCNLCVNGIVGAMGFYPKILIDLMSDSHIISYSACILQVCVIHTYILSELANLTAMAYDRYVAICKPLEYHSIMTPRRLRNLILTAWFFPLSQILVGLYLTVRLPLCGIRIEKVYCSNWDIVRLSCSDYFLNNLHSYSVLVSCIIQFGMIVVSYSHIIRASISSRAEQKKFMETCLPHLITLMNFILSHLFDVMYARYGSSSSLLPLRNVLSIEYLVVPPLLNPLIYGLKLKQIRRSVWRLLSRRINILK, from the coding sequence ATGGAGAAAGTTTCCAGTGAAATGTTCCTTATTCTTGCTGGTTTGAATGAGACAAGGGGAGACAAAAACATCTATTTTGGCTTTTCTTTTGTGTCCTACCTCTGTACGCTTTTTGTAAATCTGTCTCTCATACTAATCATTTCCACAGAGAAGATTCTCCATGAGCCCATGTACATCTTCCTGTGTAACCTCTGTGTTAATGGTATTGTTGGCGCTATGGGTTTCTACCCCAAGATTCTCATTGACCTCATGTCAGACTCTCATATTATTTCATACAGCGCATGTATACTTCAGGTTTGTGTCATCCACACTTATATTCTCTCTGAACTGGCAAATCTAACAGCAATGGCTTATGACAGGTATGTTGCAATTTGCAAACCACTGGAGTATCACTCCATCATGACGCCACGGAGACTGAGGAACCTGATATTAACTGCTTGGTTTTTTCCTTTAAGTCAAATATTGGTGGGACTATATCTAACAGTCAGGCTGCCTCTCTGTGGTATTAGGATTGAAAAAGTTTACTGCTCCAACTGGGACATTGTAAGATTATCCTGCTCTGATTACTTTTTGAATAATCTTCATTCCTACTCTGTCCTTGTTTCATGCATTATTCAGTTTGGGATGATCGTGGTCTCCTACAGCCACATCATCAGGGCGTCCATAAGTTCCAGGGCAGAACAGAAGAAGTTCATGGAGACCTGCCTGCCCCACCTGATCACACTGATGAACTTCATTCTTTCCCATCTTTTTGACGTCATGTACGCACGCTATGGCTCCAGCAGCAGCCTCCTGCCCCTCCGTAACGTGCTCTCTATAGAGTACCTCGTCGTCCCTCCCCTGCTGAACCCCCTCATTTACGGCCTCAAACTGAAGCAGATTCGTCGCAGTGTCTGGAGGCTGCTCAGCAGGAGAATTAACATCCTGAAATGA
- the defbl1 gene encoding beta-defensin-like 1 — protein MSGRRSRMSTVNMNHKYVMILVLLLFLVVARELKEAAMFPWNCSSYGGVCRSSCLPTELQFIPFGCAKDFVCCVSYI, from the exons ATGTCAGGAAGAAGGAGCCGCATGTCCACAGTCAACATGAACCATAAATATGTGATGATCCTCGTTCTTCTTCTTTTCCTTGTCGTTGCAC GTGAGCTGAAAGAAGCAGCAATGTTTCCCTGGAACTGCTCCAGCTATGGAGGGGTGTGCCGCTCATCCTGCCTGCCCACAGAACTGCAATTTATCCCCTTCGGCTGTGCCAAGGATTTTGT GTGCTGTGTCTCTTATATTTAA
- the rnf169 gene encoding E3 ubiquitin-protein ligase RNF169 has product MNNDLNWVRQRRPERKKRPRGRGWAVGGAAASLLTQDDACCPVCRDVFVGPVTLPCRHSLCSACFRQKVERSSLRCPLCRLRLSGWARDSGQWDRVRRSYPERCRRRMEQREGEAPAEVIFRAPVHICKSGEKQQEYTKTKKRMELEQQKGEKVSEQRLQKIFEVDRRQVEIKAGLRPEDLASAEMSEEKQRPQGHLRQEDGGSLKHRHNSWCGVLSDSENEEPIGRRTRHVSAFVRKIRSPPASRILQNRPGQRSKSCTDSEDDRLKNRGPLPLTSAPKASVGYSHNAGILLSSENSRSLSAPILVTDKRNTCRGMAAVAGATFVAPPTKVERSISPESNDSISEELNHFKPIVCSPCTPPKRLPNGQVVEPTIVKSTPRNLTRSLQKHTSYEASPTILQKWKQIEKDRRGSKLTSKGTITSPLAEDFNLQESPAEKKRKIHRTSLEKSTLKECRTLPTSKSDTSGRKGERESYNRRRLIFDQSPGEPGLSLTQRDKVYTPRVANSVRGTCDTAQGKVSEPVRCDGPTSSLLIDGDSKPAVCNRRAPDTQDLSRVSHARNDVKSRPTSWRGRKRSQKTKHLEDAGVAKNPKMHGDNGHSAPEFDGGCWLSHRLQQEKEDLELALKLQRQFNREFEKVDRQKTSHERYLLRSWASVDSTRRSRRISERNKHFNYSW; this is encoded by the exons ATGAATAATGACTTAAATTGGG TGCGCCAGCGGAGACCGGAGAGGAAGAAGCGGCCGAGGGGCAGGGGCTGGGCGGTCGGCGGCGCTGCAGCCAGCCTCCTGACGCAGGACGATGCGTGCTGCCCCGTGTGCCGGGACGTCTTTGTGGGGCCCGTAACCCTGCCGTGCCGCCATTCGCTGTGCTCGGCCTGTTTCAGGCAGAAGGTGGAGCGCAGCAGTCTGCGCTGCCCGCTCTGCCGGCTCCGGTTGTCCGGCTGGGCCCGGGACAGCGGGCAATGGGACAGGGTACGCCGGAGCTACCCGGAGAGGTGCCGGCGGAGAATGGAGCAGCGGGAGGGGGAGGCCCCGGCCGAAG TGATATTCAGAGCTCCGGTCCACATATGCAAGTCAGGAGAAAAGCAGCAGGAATATACCAAGACAAAGAAAAGG ATGGAGTTGGAACAGCAGAAAGGTGAAAAGGTATCTGAACAACGACTGCAGAAGATCTTCGAGGTGGACCGGAGACAGGTGGAGATTAAAGCTGGACTGAGACCTGAAGACTTGGCATCG GCAGAAATGAGCGAGGAAAAGCAAAGGCCACAGGGTCACTTGAGACAGGAGGATGGAGGGTCTTTGAAGCACCGCCACAATTCT TGGTGCGGGGTGCTGTCTGACTCAGAAAACGAGGAGCCCATCGGAAGAAGGACGAGACACGTTTCTGCATTTGTCCGCAAGATACGGAGCCCGCCTGCCAGtcgaat TCTCCAGAACCGGCCGGGTCAGAGGAGCAAAAGCTGCACCGACTCTGAAGACGACAGACTGAAGAACCGCGGCCCCCTCCCGCTTACCAGCGCCCCCAAG GCCTCAGTGGGCTATAGCCACAATGCTGGAATCCTGTTGTCCTCTGAGAACAGCCGGTCCCTCTCGGCACCCATTCTGGTCACTGataaaagaaacacatgcaGAGGCATGGCTGCTGTGGCTGGCGCCACGTTCGTGGCTCCACCAACCAAAGTCGAGAGGTCTATCAGCCCAGAGAGCAACGACAGCATCTCCGAGGAGCTGAACCACTTCAAACCCATTGTCTGTTCACCCTGCACTCCACCAAAAAGGCTGCCCAATGGGCAAGTGGTCGAGCCCACCATAGTGAAATCCACCCCAAGAAACCTAACCCGGAGTCTGCAGAAGCACACCAGCTACGAGGCCAGCCCCACCATTCTCCAGAAATGGAAGCAGATCGAGAAGGACCGGCGGGGCTCCAAGCTAACCTCGAAGGGGACCATCACAAGTCCTCTTGCAGAGGATTTTAACCTTCAGGAAAGTCCCGCAGAGAAGAAGAGAAAAATCCATAGGACTTCGCTGGAGAAGAGTACGCTGAAAGAGTGCCGTACTCTTCCCACATCAAAAAGCGATACCTCTGGGCGCAAAGGCGAGAGAGAGTCGTACAACAGACGTCGATTGATATTTGATCAGTCCCCTGGGGAGCCAGGTCTTTCCCTCACACAACGAGACAAGGTATACACACCTAGGGTGGCCAACTCCGTACGTGGGACCTGTGATACAGCTCAGGGTAAAGTGTCAGAACCTGTTAGATGCGATGGACCGACCTCAAGCCTTCTCATTGACGGGGACTCCAAACCGGCAGTGTGCAATCGAAGGGCACCTGACACCCAGGACCTGAGCAGAGTGTCACATGCCAGAAATGACGTGAAGAGCCGACCTACCTCCTGGAGGGGCAGAAAGCGGAGCCAAAAGACCAAGCACCTGGAAGACGCCGGAGTAGCTAAAAATCCCAAGATGCATGGCGACAATGGCCACTCCGCCCCTGAGTTTGACGGAGGCTGCTGGCTGAGCCACCGGCTGCAGCAGGAAAAGGAGGACCTTGAGCTGGCTCTGAAGCTGCAGAGACAGTTCAACAGGGAGTTTGAAAAAGTGGACCGGCAAAAGACAAGCCATGAGAGGTACCTTCTCCGCTCCTGGGCTTCTGTGGACAGCACACGAAGGTCACGGAGGATTTCCGAGCGGAACAAGCACTTTAACTACAGCTGGTAA